ttattttattaattactcaccctcatgtcgttccaaacccgtaagacctttgttcatcttcggaccacaaattaagatatttttcatgaaatccgagagctttctcaCCCTGCATAAACCGCagcacaactgaaatgttcccaggtccagaaaccaAGCAAGCacattggtaaaatagtccatgtgacatcagtgcttcAGTCCTAATTTTACAAatctacaagaatactttttgtgtacgaagaaacaaaaataacgactttattcaacaattctccAATTCTCCTCCTCATCCCGtcggaatttttattttttggtgaactatatcCCTTTAATTAGCATGACAGTAAATATATAGAGCCAACTTACCTCTGTCCCATGACAGTTTCTctggcatccctcctccaccccaactccacACTCTTATCTATTCTTATCCCAGCTTGGGGATAGGAGTGTTCTCTGGGTTCAGGCTATATACTGTTTACTCAATCTGATTATATGTAATCAGAAAGTGCTATTTGATGGTCTTTTTTGTAGCTTGAAATTTCTTGgacccattgactttcattatttgGACAAttcataatttgtgtgtgtgtttcaaaaagaaacaaagtcatatcAGTTTGGAGTGCCCAGTTTGGTTAAATAATGTttggtttaaataaatgaaaaggtaGTTCAAAGTGTGAAAACACACGTTTGATGTTATCACTTAAAATTTGAACAGTGTGACATTAAAGCATGCCGTCAAACGTAGTCCAGTGAAAACAGACAGGAGGCAGGGCGACCGTAGAGTTGCTCCATGCTGAATCGAGTTTCAGCATAATTGGGATCATACGCAGCATGTGCAGTTTTGGCACATAAGTAAGATTAATCAGAGGAGCTTTAATCGTGAAGAATTCTCCTGTGTGTGGCTGGGCAGACGATCAACTTCTAGGCCCCTAAGTGGAGTTCTGTTTAAGTGCGCACCTTTTGACTCCACAAATACCCATCTCAGAAACTGGGGGTCTTCCACCCCACACCCACCAATCCTAGCTCACTTCTTGCATCAGCACACGAACATGCCACCACAACAGGGTCCACTTAATAATTAAATTGCATCTCACGTGGAAGTTCCAAATCACCAGATTCCTCGTAGCTGACTCTTCCTGCTGATTGTAATTTATGTCGGAAGTCATTGCCGTCCAATGCTCGGCCTTCACAAGGTCCAGACAGGAAAGAGAAGACATGTGGAGCATTTAGCCGTATGCTGAACGTCTGGAGTTGGCATCACACAGTCTGTAAACACACAACCTTTTACAACTCATGATTACAGGTAATGAAAGTTGCCATGGTCATCACTGCTGGCCTTACATGCTGTTGCTAGAAGTGCGTGTGCACCTGTTCTTAATCTGCATAATGATTGCAGCAAGACCTGATTATGACATGGGTGAATACTGACAAATGGATAAACTGTTTAACCGAGACATAGGAAGTTGTGGGGCCTGCCGATATGCATGCACAGTCAgtcgttttaaaacaaaaacactagtGAAGATAATGCACACTGATGGAGAGTTTgggattttgtgtttttaagcagttttaaGCAGATGACACAATGgagctaaatatattttcagctttgcacaatcattttaaaatcttgatcTTGATTGAAGAGACCTGGAGTTTATCAAGTCCAGGCTGAGAGTCTGTTTCTGGGATGAGGTTTTGTTCACTTGAGTGCATTAGGCATTCCTGCCCATGACTTCATCCGCAATGGATTCCCTTCAATCCAGACGACAATGCGTGCATTTATTTTCCACAAGCTCTTGAGCTAAATACTTCTGAGTGAAATTTCAGCACCTGCATTGTAAACCCATCTCTTTTCTTCAGATGAAATCCACGCTAATGACACTGGAAAGACtgcaaataacattaaatgtCCCATTAGGAAGGAAGAGTTGTGTGGGATTGTGCAGGGTTTATTTCCTAAAACTTGTACTGTTGTCTTTGTGCACATAACAGTATTAAGTGTCTTGTGGAACAAATGACCATCCTGTGGTTATATCTCCTTAAGTCTCCGCACCACAAGAGTGATTGGTACTCGTGCTTTCATGACAGTTTAGTCTCTTTAACTGctacaaatgtgtaaataaagcaGTAAACATCTGTCTGTGACAGTAGACTATGGCGTCCTCTGAATCATCTCACTCTAATGATTCTGCCACCagcatttgtttctttataaTCCAGTTAAACTAGTGTCATAAACACCAAAAGGAAATAACTGTTGATTGTGGAAAGACCTGTATATTGGGCAGGTACCTTTAATACAGCAAAGAGGATATTCAGGGGAGAGACTGTTGAGTTCAGGGCAGCATGTTTGTTATAAAGCTACTTTGTCTtgtgatgatgaaaattcatgaTTTGTGATATAGATGTAATTTTGTATTTGGTTTTAGGTAAGGAAGGAAAAGTCACTTTAGGTGTCCAGTGTATTAgttagtcagtttttttttttttttgtttgtttgttttgtaaattgtaaGTCCATTATTTGCAACTTAAACAGATTATTTCTCTTAAGATATGTATGGCAATAATTCTCTCAGGCAATAATTATTAcagttcagtgaaaaaaaaaaagtttcttaaacAAAGGAGATTTCAAATGAGAGCCTTCCACTCTTCCTCATCACCATCCTCTTCTTTCTCCAACGATAGATCTGTAATGTAGCCATATATATCTTGGTGACTGCCATTATTAAACTAATATTACAGcaaggattttattttaaagaactgtATGTGTACATGTTAGTTTCATAAATGTTGtaagtttctttattaaatgATGGTGTAAAAATATCAATAGATTTATTAATATCACGTAAGCTTACTCCATGCTCCTTTTTATTACAAGTTTAAAATTTAGATAGTTTTAAAACAGCTACTACGTGTTTGCTTTATTAATGAATTTTgagattctttttattttttacaaataaaaaaccgTGTCATAGTCTacgggttattattattattattattattattattattattattattattattttgttactaTGCTCAATAaggtttaataactttaatcGTCTAGACAAAATTACGTGAATTCTTTTCATGTTGGGTGACTCGCTGGAGGCAAAATCTTTGGCCTTAATTTAACACATTTGGATCTGACAGCTACAGTCCCGAACGTGCTGTTGTGACGAACTccatcccaaaaaaaataaataaaaaaaataaataaataaacatacgaCGTCAAGTAAGACTACAGTAAAACCTACtataatacactataaaaaaatctaatgtttatAATAACCTCATATATTTAATTGGAAAGTATACTTTAAAAACCTCAATTATAAAACTGGATTCTTAATAATAAGCTATCTACTCATATCTCTCTTAAAAGATAACGTGACCAcgttatttgtaaatgtataggCCTGTAACATACTTTGTCACTTTTTCCATAGATATGGCCTTCACATAAAAGAGTTATTTCACTTTGCACTTAAATATAGTTaaacaaaatgtatgtaattagATTTACTGGTGAAATTCCAGGCGCAACAACAAGTGCAAATGTGTGTGAGCTTGAAAATATCAGGTGGCTCATAAATAGACAAGCTCAATTtcaatgtttaagaaaaatatctgtGTTGTGGCGACTGTTAGATTTTGACAAAATAGCCTATAAGTCATTTGAATATAGGAGTTTTCGGAAAAGGCGGATGGAGACTCTGGGCTGGTTTGTggcttattttcagaaaaaaaaaaagaaaaaaaaagaagaagaatggtGCTTTGCCACGCGGCTAAATACAGcctaattaatgtttttactgttattgTACGCAACCACATATGGGCTATTGATGAGTGCcgttgttttatgtgtgtttttgaatgatGATCCTGTCCTGGCATTATAACTCCAGCCTCCAGAATTTATACAGGACCAAGAAAACCTATATTAGGATCAAATTTACCAAGATAGTTGAGCACTGCAGCGCACCGTTATTCCTTCATTAATGTATGATTTTGATTAATAGCCTTGTCTGGAGTTCACATTGGTAAAACGAAACcaagaaaatgtgaaattaattttaCCAAATCACAAGGTACTAATGCATTGTCTTTATTCCAGGCAGGGTATCATTTCGTCCACCCAGACTAAACTATCAGGCCTATACATAAAAGAGACTTGGTATTAAAAATGTCTCATAATTATTTCCTTCACTGTTCGAGGATTGTCTGATGAGCTCTTTGACAGCTATACGTTAtttgtattcttattttttgGATTAAATTGAACACGGACTTAATGAAAATGTCCCAGCTCAATATTTTGTTGTAGGTCAAATAtagaatgaaaatgataaaatgtattttagaaaaataaaaaaaatatatgacttGGTCGTGATTCCGTTACaataaaattctattaaaatatgtGTCCTCTAGAAGAGCGACATGTTTGTAGTATGGCACGAGAGTCTAAGTCCGTAAGGGTTTACATTTTAGACTACAGACAGTGACCCAATGACATAACAAGATCACTGGAAGCAACACTTAAACATGTATATTTCTGATGTATACCCATTGTTTATGACAGATAATTCAATTTAACCGGATTATATTGTTATAAGCTATTGGAGGATGATACTGATGGGTGATATCAATAATTTTGTCCAGAAGGTGCAAAATACGGGACTTTGTTTTACTGGAGTGCATTATTACTTTATAGCTACAGTAACTACTAGGCCACATCATTAACAAACTGTTTACATCTTGTAAATGCAAAGCAAAGTAGCGGCTGCCTCACcggtatttaaaaatgtagtccgtatgaaaatatatgaatcaaAGATTAGGCCGATTTGAATGTAGGCCTAcaatttaattatatgcattaacAACCTTATGTAAGTCCAAAATACTATTCGTTAATTTTCTTACTTTTCAATTAGGCTATTTATAAAATGTTAGCCTACTGTTTGTGTCAAAATCTAGTATGCCTATTTTCAGTAATGAGGCAAGGGTCCTGGGCGTTAAATATACGCTAGGCTAAAGAAAATCTAGAAAAGAGACGTATTTTCTAAATAGCCCAATTCCAAAGTGATCAGCAGAAAAAAGATCATTTTAGCATTTTGCATATACTGTGGTGCAAATTGAACAGGCCTATAATCATCAAACTGCAAATCGCTTACTTCAGACACTTCTTCTTGGCACCATAACCAGTGTCTTTGATTAAAAGGATCtttctgtgaaaataaataacCTCTCTTCGAAAATATTGTGTTACCACATATTTACTTTTACTGCGTAAACACGCCAACATAAGTTTAATGCGCGGTGTGATGACGCTCAGTTAGGCCATAAACAATTCCGCATAAAATTACACAGCTCACGTTCGATGAGCCTCAGAGATATGGAGCATGAATATGAAACGAAAACCAGCAACGAGGGATTTCACATTATTTGTggttatcatcattattattattagcctattattattattattattattaacctattatgGGTGACTTTCCTGCTGTCATTTGTGTCTTGTGGTGccatattttagaaataaaggtCACATTGCCACAACGTAAAACTGTCttcgaaaaattgacattttaatttttttttttctttggaatattttttgaaataccAATGATAAGCGTAAAAAAGCACAATATATGCCGATAAAAGGTTCATACCACGGCCTTCAATGCTGAGAAAAAGACCATTCACTACTAACCAGCGCTCTGGTCCCTGGAAAAAGTTCACTATGACTTTTCAAGGCCCGCAAAAGTTGgcgtaatcaaacagacagacaaaacataGGTAGTATAAAATCAGGCCAAGTGGTTAGGTCTGTAAGTGCCAACATAAAGGCATCGGTGCACATTGATCCAAAGAGGCCGATTATAGGCCCGTTCGCGTCCCGGAGACAAACATATTCGCACGGATGTTCTCGTTTATTCCTCTTGGTTTGCATCAGAAAGTGAAGAAGCACCGCCGTCGGATAAGCGGTCCGCTTCTCGTGTCCTCTCCTGCTCCGACAGCTGCTCGCTGGTGGGGATGGAGTTCTTTTTTGGACGGCCCTTGGGTTTGGTCGGAGACTCTAGTCCTCCTCCTTGCAACACCTTCGAAGCAACAACGATACACATCAGTTTAGATTTTCACAGGTAGGCCTATGACAGTTGAATCATAATTTTATGCCAATTATAACTTAcgatttttttccatttcattcttCTGTTTTGATACCATGTTTTGACTTGAAGCTGACTCAGGCCTAGAGACTCTGCTAGGTCTATTCTGTTAAAAGAGAAAGATGTCGACTAAGCCATTTCTTAGACAACATCAATATGTTCTTTGCATGTAAGCTGTGGCTTCATAATTACGCTcataacaaaataatacaattaggGGGAAAGtcaaacatttacattgttttaaataggCTACGTAAAAAAgcctaactgaaattaaaaagcatgtttacCTGTCAGGAGTTGAGAGATACTTCTGTTTCTCAAATCGTTTTTCCAAGCCCATCAGCTGTAGTTCGGTGAACACAGTTCTACTCCTCCTTCCTTTCTTAGTCTTGCTCACTGCATCAGCTCCAGGGTCGAGTTTTCCCCGAAGATGGAGGTCCAGCGGGAGATGATGGGATGAAGAGCCCACCTGCAGACCCGCGGCGCTGGACAGAAGCGCAGAGCCCAACGGCGCCCCGAGCGAGCAGGACAGAGGAGACACTGGAAACTTCAGGATACTGGTCTGGTCTGCTTTCAGGACTGGAAGTAAAACaattgtatgtgtgtgcgttagtCATGACAATTTAGTCGGAACTTGAACTTGCTGATAAGTGGCATTTTAATGTCcgttaaaaaaaagactttggaTGGATCCATAATGGTTCATCGTAGCTATTAGCTACAATTGAATTATATGCTTTTGAATCCATAAGGAGTTTTACGAAATATACTAAAAATCTCgaataacaaaacaaactaatgattatttaaattacatgtcTTGGATTTTTTTATGCTTACATCTTTACATCCATAACGGGTAGTGTCATTTAAAAATGGACAGTCTTATTTTTCATACTGGAATATTTCAGCGTCAACTAAAAGCTGCATTATTTATCCtcattgtaaaaatgtttccATTACAACATCTTTATTTTTCTAAACGTTCAACGTTGGCACAATAATTTCAGTCTTTTTGGCTCGATTTTTGCAGTTTCATCTGAATTTTTCTCCATCTTACATTCAGAGATGTTGGAAAGTGCAGTAAATTTATCAAATCAGTTTGTTACGTTTgcactactattattttattttacagtttaaggcggcaaataaaacgtttttatttttgtgattttttttattattatttttcatgcacGGGCTGGTAAGAACTCTCTTTCccaaagtgtaaataaaaaagcatgaaatGCATGCAGTATGGCCTGAAATGAATGTGCATTTGCAATTTGTACAAGCTTGCTCGGTCCAGTGCATTGAATATATTTCGATCTGAGATATCTGATTTGTTTTGTATTGGTCCGCAGAGACAATGTGGAATCTTTTCCCTGTGAGTAGGCAAATCGAGAGGTTGTGCAATTTGAATGTCCCTGTATTAAGAGAAGGTTAAGGTATTGGCCATGCCGGATCTCAAAGTATCGTCTGACTGAAAGGTCACGGTACTTACCTAAGTGGTTATGGTATGGTCTGGCGGACAAAAGGGCATGTACTCCAAATTTTAGAAGGTCTCCAGTGGGACTTGATACCTTGTGATTCGGATGGTCTGTAAGAATCTCTTCAATCATGAAACTCCTGTACCTGTGAGATCTTTGGTCTTGATGGGCATCCGGGGGGTAGTAGTGCGCCCCAATCTCCAAAGGGTGTtgcattattatagtttaaatgtagCAGATGTTCTCCGAACCTCCTGGAAGCCTGTAGAAACCTTTAGGTCACATTGAGGATTCAGATGTCCTTGTAAAGCACCGAGGCGTCCATTCAGATTTTTAGATacgatcatttaaataaaaaacaacctcACGGTTTTGGAGAACCTTTGAAATACGCAAAGAAGTCTCTGATTGATGCTCGATCTTAAAACGTTCCAAACACGAGTGAAATTGCTTTCTTTTCTGTTGGCGAGTTCCGAAATGTGTGGTCCCGTCCACGCAGCTGGAGTGAGAAGTCTGATCCGCCCAGTAAGGGCAGCCTGTTTCTGTTCTTACCGCACCGACTGAGCTCTGAATCAGGAACATAGACATCTGAGTTTAAGGAGGTCTAGCACAACGCCACACCTCCTCCTCAGCATGCTTGGGCACCCTCTGTAAATACAGGGAAAACACAGTCAAAACATTTCACTTGAGGTGCGACTAGTTTTCAAACGTCTTCGATCATTTGCATAAGTTTAGTTTTAAAACTGGTCAGAGATGCTGTTTGGTcggatatattattattattctaaaatacatttaaaaaagccaTTCATACTAAAATTATTTGAATAGATACACTTCTTCTATAGGCTAATGATGTTtgcatttctaaattaaaatgttttgtaggtCTTGTACATataggtctgtttttttttttttttttttttttttttgcatttgatttctgcaagatttttttttttatagtctcgAACTTCATTTGTACTGACCCATTAACCGCATAGGCTATGTTTCACCGACGTCCTTGTCTACAGCTTATCAGCTTAACAAAGAAATAGGttctaattaaattacattagagacattttatcaaatttaaacTTGCAAAAAATAAACGAAAGTCTTgccaaaataaatctgaatacgTCCGAACTAAAGATAGGAGTTTGTCACAGAATGGCACATCACCTTCATCAATAAGGTATTTATCATGGTTATTAACAGATATAGTTTTATTTCAGATGTAAACTTAAGAAACTGGGGCCCTTAAAAAACGTCCGCAAAAATGTCCTGCAAGAATAGGAGGAACGTAAAAATATCGTAAATAATTAGCGTTGATGGCTACATATAAAgtatgtagttaaaaaaaataaataaataaaataaaataactggcCTTTTAATTGCATAGCACTTTGCACACagtttccacttttttttttttttaattacttatgtTGTAATTGAAAAATAGAAAAGTTTCTTTACGTGTTATTTTGCCATGTTATAATTCGATGATAAAACAGTGGTGAATCATTTATAGGTTATTCACCATCGTCAGGAAATTGGTTTgaattttagtttacttttttttcttgaaaatacaGTGAATCCATTTAACATGGCAATTCAAGTGTCATAATCAAAATACTGTTTGTAATCTTTcaatataagataatatttttacgcaaagttttgtttattttatgcatagCATTCCAATTCATATTGAAAAGTTCATAAATAGGCTAATGCCAAACATCTTTAATCGTAAAGTGAGACACTTCTGGTGGTAAAGTCTCTCCTTTAGACATATGATAGACCACTGAATTGTGTCATGTTACAGTCttttgacagaaatgttatttctttctttgttttaaactgtttagTAATACTATCGCCGTCGACATTAACATTAACGCCAGAATTATGCAGCAgcatgcatgttttctttttctttccagtctttttcttctttcttttttatcacACTCGATTTTTCTTTGTCTCTTCATGCgaaattatgttattttactttcataaagTGCGTATTATCTGGATATTCACTATTATaggcttattattattgttacttttagttgtgtattattatatcttaaatactgaatttacatatttgcaatcacagaaataaagatATTGACacatttctgtaaaaacattttcttagaaAGAAAGAAGTCATTATAAACATCCAACCCCTTCTCCTAATATTCACCTAAAGATAGTGGCCTCTGGTGGGAACGCTTCTGTATTTCAACCACTAGGCGACATCATGTGAATACTGCATTGCAATGCATCAGTGTATATCAATAAGCAGATGTAATTTTCtgagttttgtatttatttgtgttggaacctttatgtatatatatatatatatatatatatatatatatatatatatatatatatatatatatatatatatatatatatatgtgtgtggtctTTTACTAGCTGCATGTGTGCACTGCACTGTTCAGAAAAAAATAGCCTAGTATTAAACTTCATAATCAAACAGTGGGGCTATAACCATAACCGTGCAGTATGGGAAGTGGGACCACTTTAGCAAAAGGCTTAGTGTGTTAATCTACTATGTACTTAACCATGTGCACCACCAGCTTCCCCCTGGTCAGTCCAGAGCATCATAAACATCCATCTAATCTGATCAGGCATGCCTTATTATATGCTTACAGTGGAGTTCACAACAATCTGGGAttccaaatgtaatttaacttGGCGAAAAAAATAACTGAGCATTAtagaattttgaaatgtttaaagcaGGCCACCAATTCATAAGAAAATTTGTGGCATAAAGCTTAACTAGATTAGACGCCATATGAATTTAACGCGGTCTTTACAAAGGCGCGCATTGTGTAagcatttttatgcaatatttttgtcTACTGAAATTTTGtctattaaaagtttttattcGGGTAGACGCTTTGACATCTGAACACTCAGTATGTATAAAAACAGTCCATTGAATTCACTGTAGCTACTTTTATCACTTAAAGCCTAGTTTACATTCTtgtcaaaaatgaaatgttgcGCTGCCCTGACTAATGTCTTTTACTGaaggtcagatgttcttgcttccatTGATGAATAAATTGCTATTTGGAGCATTGACAAACCATGTGGGATAATATGCTCATTAGGTTTTACACAGATGTGGAGTTTACACAGCTCTGACATTAAATCATATGATAGcaaatactaaaacattttgaaactttGTCCAACAATTTCAGCTTTGTCCTTAAATTGTTATTATCGCAATTTatagctaataaaaaaataaaattagaaaaaatagaAGCATGTTCATATGTGGGCACTATTTTATTAGCCGTCTTTATTATACATAAGCTAATGGTAATTCGTGATGAAATATGATTTCATGGTTaccctttattttaaggtgtccttgttacagtgtaattatacatttaagtactaagtaatattTCTTAACATGTAGGCCTACTTACCATGTGGTTAGAGGTATATACGTTTCCAtgttattatgcataatttattgttatcatAATAGCAAGTACATGTAACTAGGacacctaaaaataaagtgttaccgatttcattatttataatggcagtgataTGTGTTTGTAAGTACTACAGTTCTTTAGTTTACGTAGATCAAGTACACTATTAAGATGTGTCATTAACACTTAGCAGGGTCTAAATGTGCTGCTCCTCAAGTGTTTAGCCCCATTTCCTCATGTGCTCACCGTGACCGCGCTTCATCCGTGCTTTATTTCCCTCATTTGATCACATGACCATGGATCGGCCAATGACAGGCATTTTCTGTTTCTCCCAACCTGTTACAATGTAACATCCCCTTGAGCAGCGAAACTGATACAAATGCACTCGACAACTGTCTGTTGTTGATCCACGCTTTTGCATTTCACCATGACCCCAAATGAAACAGTGGTCTTTAGCTAACAAATACCGGATACAGGGACCAAGGTATGTAACAATCGGACACATGAGCCCTAATGTTAGCCTTTGCGTTTAGCACAGTAGCATTAATGGTTAGCAAAGCTGAGAGATGCACCGCAAGAGATTAACCTTGCAGTCTATTAGTTAATCTAGTGATTTGCTCTTTAAACTCCTTTATTGTGTTTTCGCGTCTCGATTTTGTTTTGAAACGAAGCGCATAAGGGCAAAAGCTTAATCTACAGAGCCAAAGGGAAAACAAGCTGCATTGTCCTTCTCGTGAGCTGTAATGGATGTTACTGCAAATTAATGAATGTTAGACATTCATTTCTGGGATCAAAGCAAAAAGTTAACACAgatgaaatactgaaaatatgtattacattatCTTATGGTAAGTCTTTTGAAAGCATGCTGTTACAGAGTCAGTGCCCTCATAATAACAatgttatatttgtatgtatgggATGCTTTTATCCTATAGTGTGCAGAatattatactgtgtgtgtgtgtgtgtgtacattttctTGTTATTGTGTTTGTCCAAGCTCACttgttaaagtgaaaaaaaaaaactatatatatatgtgtgtgtgtgtgtgtgtgtgtgtgtgtgtgtgtgtgtatatatatatatatatatatatatatatatataatagctacAACAACATCTTTAAgctatattatattagaaatgcAATAAAAGAGTGGATGAGAAAGAAGTGGACAAATTTTTACATCCTGGTCAAGCAAGTAAAGGGAAGGATCAGGGTcgtaacattgattttttttatttttattttatttaattagtaaaaaaaaaaagttatttatttaaaaaacaaaacaaagcaaagcaaaattgCATTGTCATACACATCAAACAACAattgtgatgataataataatactaataatagtgataataatatctgaatttatttttgtatgttgcaTATAAAATGTACTTCACTCCGTAATCAGGGAAGCATACATTACAAAACCAAATTTCTCCTTTGACCTTGGGCTGGAATTCATGATGCAGTTTAGTCTGGATGTCTTATATTGACGTAAATAAACTCCAAGTCAAATGTTTCCCATGATAGATATCTGCATAGATCAGTATAGCTGCAGAAATATCATGTGTACTTGGTGGTTTCTAAGGAAGAGGGCATGTGAAGGGTCAGACACTGAGCCAGCAACAACAGCAAGATTTCGCTAAATGCTTCAGCGAGTGCTATGATTGGCTGAGGTAACAGTGTATCTGAAAGGCCATGTAAGCCTAACTAAACACATTCATTAAGTCATTTAATCTGTCATTTACAGTATGCTGAGAGGTTGTGGCTTAACAAGAGACATGCTGAATAAACTAAAGCCTTTAACTCTAAATGATAATTTCATGCTTTATTACATAAACAGTTGTCATTTTATCAACACAGTCATCAGAATAGTAGCTATAGTGGTAATGGAAACCAGTCAGTAGTCTggttaaaaatgaatgcataataaTCAGTGTGCAAATTTAGCAATAGCACTAATCTGATATAAAGTATACAGTCCTTTTTATAACTCTGTTGGTTTTGAAAAGGCTTTGAAAAATCAGTTCAAAGTTTAGATGAAAGTGATCGCCGCCCTTTGATTAAATCCAGTGGGCAGCATTCAAGGATTCACCCAAGCTCGGACTCTGACGGCCTTTGTAAGGATGACAGCTGGAATATTGTTTGCAAGCATGTTCATAAtgctaatttattaaaatacagtgatTTTAAACACCTGAACTGCAGGACTAAAATAGGAATGGATTAAGGAACAAACTTAACTTAATCTTCTTCATCCCACATGGGATTTAAGGCCGGAGGAACAAAAATGACCTTACAATACAAGACTCAAGCACCTTAGATAAGTTGTCTCTTTATATTGAAGGGTAGATCAGGATTAGGAAAAATCCATTCCTAATCAGATGAATAGCACACACTGATTG
This DNA window, taken from Cyprinus carpio isolate SPL01 chromosome B11, ASM1834038v1, whole genome shotgun sequence, encodes the following:
- the barx1 gene encoding homeobox protein BarH-like 1, with protein sequence MQHPLEIGAHYYPPDAHQDQRSHRYRSFMIEEILTDHPNHKVSSPTGDLLKFGVHALLSARPYHNHLVLKADQTSILKFPVSPLSCSLGAPLGSALLSSAAGLQVGSSSHHLPLDLHLRGKLDPGADAVSKTKKGRRSRTVFTELQLMGLEKRFEKQKYLSTPDRIDLAESLGLSQLQVKTWYQNRRMKWKKIVLQGGGLESPTKPKGRPKKNSIPTSEQLSEQERTREADRLSDGGASSLSDANQEE